The genomic DNA TCAAACCTCAAAAATGCCATGAGAGAAAACAAGTCAAATGTGCCATTCTGGATGGGTGTTCCTGTAACAACCCACCTCCGCTTGGCCCTCAGATTGGTGACAGCTTGACTCTGTTGAGCATTCACATTCTTGATCATATGTGCTTCATCCAAAATAACTCGCCACCATTCTATCTTCTTCACAGGAGACCCTGACCAAGCTTCTTCAGTAGCCAAGGTACTATACGTGGTCAACACTATATCATACTTCTGAAGCTCTTCCGCCTCTTGAGTCCTATTTCCATAATACATATACACCTTCAACCTTTTGGGTGTAGTATGTTCCAATAACTGTGTTACCCAGGTTGAAAATACAGAAGGAGGACAGACTATTAATGTGGTCTTTGAAACTAAAACAGTTGAAAACTTATGAGAAGCACCCACAGAGTTTCCTTTTAGCATGTCATCAGAAGGGGTATCATCAGTTTTGCGTTTTTTGCGCAAGCCACTGGCCTTTCTACTCACTCTCCCCTTCCTAGACTTCTTACCACTTGAAACAATGAGTTCCTCATCCTCTTCACCAAGTTTTTCGATATTGTCCCTATTTACACTATAAGAAAGATCACTACTGCATTTATCGAAAGCAATTAAACATAACAATGTTAGAGTTTTACCCAATCCCATATCGTCAGCAAAAATTCCACCTCTCAATGGCTCTGGCCGCttgtttgtttggtaattgGTCAACACATTGACATAAGACCCATTTTGCTTTTCCCAGAAAGGGGGCAATTCACAGGAATTCTCCCTGTGAACCAGCCATCCCAAAGCTTCCTTTTGGTGCAAGAAAAGCTCCGATTTGATCACATCCTTCGGGGGCTCCATGGCTTCCAAGGCCCCCTGTTTGTTCACATTCTCAATAGCCAACTTGAATATCTCATCCAAACTCTTGAACTCCTTATCACACTTCTTCTCCTTCACAATAACAGCTTCTGACAAGGTAAACGATGGATCCGAATCCGAAATTAGCTGCAACCCACCTCTGGAAATTGCTGACCGCACCCGTGGAAACCACTCAATCTGTGCAAATATATGAACTTGGCATGGAATTCGATACCTGTTTCCACTTCCGGGAGTGTTGGGAACAATGCCTTCCACAGTCACCAAATTAGCGTCCATCAACGGCGCCAGAACCGCCGCCGCCGACCGGTCAATGTGACCCACCTGGATCGTCGTCGTGTTGAGCACCTTGATGGCGTTCCTGTCGTACGGATTCAACGGTTCCCGCACCAGCCCAACCCTTTCGCGGCCGCTGATGGTCCCCGAATAGTACTGAATACCCACGATGTTGACTATGACGAAACCCACCAGGTAAGTCTCGGACGGCGACGAGAGAGGACACTGCGACGAATCCTCGTCATCATCAGCGTCGATCGGAAACTCACGCCAATGATCAAGGCTCATGAAGAGACTCACAGGGTCTTCCTCGTCCATGGCGGTGCCCAGAGAATCGAGAGTCGGTGCGCAGAAGACAATAGAATGGGTTCGCTGCTGAGGGTGAGTGCCGTTTTATAAGAGGTTTTTGAAAAAGGTAAAGGcgggtttagagagagaaagtaaaGGGGAGGGTGATtggttagagagagagaaagagaggggtTTTGAACTCTAATAGCGAAACGGCGGATTGGAATTTGGAGAAGAGAAGGCTGAAGACTCAAGCCAGAAAGAGGGGCACCGCACCCTCACACCGTCCCCTCTCTCCCCCTCTTCCCATCGCTCTCCACACGCTTGTCCACATGGTCACTTCACTTGTGGGTTTAGTGgttgttggaaaattttaatttttttcaagtggATCCCACCCTCCGTCCGTTTTTGTAACTGAAATTGCCCTCTTTCCCAATTCGACACGTGTGTTGTTTTTGGTTCAGACCGGACCGGTTCCAACACTTGGACAACTTTAAGGGCTTCCAGGCCTCCATAATCATActgatttttaaattcaattctacgaagctttcttgaaaattatattaatttcatgtgATGCCCCATTAGATTAGCACGAAATGAATCTGTTCTTCCATTCACGTTTGCAGACCCTTTCAAAACTCTACTCTTTTAATACCTAATTCCCACGCCCAAAGGTTGTGTTAAAATGTTACTAttgtatatttaaaaagtaaGGATTTTTAACTTTAGAGGCATATGATTCAGCGTTGAAAATATGTACCAGTAGTCTGGCTAATAAAGAGGGTTGGCCACCCGTGAAGAGTGGTGACTGGTGAGCATCTCAGTCGTATCAGATCTCTTTCATCGCacacaaaaattctaaaagctTCAGGTCCATATCAAAGTTGGAGTTTGATTTGGTGAGTGCTTTAGACAGCCATAAATCTCAAGATATggtttgattttaataattgtCTTACCATTTAAAAGTAACAACTCCCCCCTTTCCCTCACCTTTATACACTCCATCCTCCAAATAAAACACATACCCACCGAATCGTTAATAATATGGTTGCTCCGCAGACCCAACGAGGTGGGTTGTTGTCTTTGAGGAATACCCATCTTGAAtggttccttttttttctttttctttttggggttATCAAGCATTTTTAATTATGAGggcaaatttccaatttcatacTTCGATTTTTCTCGGTATAGGCTGGGCTGGGTAGCATCTTGAAAGAGACATGCCGCAACGTGTACTGCACTACATGCTATGATAACTTGGTCTTACATGACCaaaaaaaccatgaaaaataaaaataaaaatacattaaaaaaattgcaagTGGAAAACAAACAAACCGTCATTGCTCCTAAAGTGCCCTCCTTTCGGCCTCATTTCCTAGTAAGTAAGAACACACCTAACGTAGTGCCGGTCACTTAAAGCTATGTGGAATGTTCTCTTCCTGTTCAACTGACTCAGAAACCTTCATTCCCCAAAGAATTTAACAAATGTGAAAGAGTAAAGACCAAATGGTCATGCATCATATCAGCAGCCTAATATTCCCATATACATATGTAAGGACCTTATCAATGTTTAATATAGGGTAGCAAGAACCTGGCCTAATCCATGAGTCTGTTTCAACACATGGGGACAAACAGATGCCATGGCTAAGGTACATGTCGATATAAAGCTACCTTCAATTAAAATCGTATACTCGAAGCTAGCCTGATTATATGTCATGCTTGCTCATTCAAATTTCACATGTCATGTTGATTCCCCCATATCTTATTTAAGTCTTATCCTTGATGACACATTTGGTGCTCATAATACGCCAAAAAAAGGGTTATtgtgaatattttttatcaaatcaaaGTGACCCAAGACAAGTAAACAAATTTCCACTGATGATACCTTTGCCCCTGGAAAAAGTCATTATTAGTAGTTGGAGCATGTGGAAGTAAATTGTACCTCCAACCATAGAATGTCTGTCTTCCCAACCAGCCTGGAAAACCCAACCAGGGATGTGGACTGCAACTTTTATTAGATATTTATATAGATTTGTTTAAATTTCCATCACCCCCTTGTGGCTCAGTTTGTACTAGTCAATGAGAATTATTAGGACtataaatcataataattatCTTAATGTTGCTAATGTTATgtacattaaatttattactGGATGTAATGGTAATGGAACAAATCTGGGCATGCATGTTACCTGTGACAATTGCATCAAGTGATTGCCCATGGCATTAACTAGTATGACCATCTCCTTATCATTTAATTGTTATTGAAAGATACGGATGGCAgcattatgttattttatttttttcttttcaatctttgTGTTTTGTCTTTCAAATAGGACGAGACATTTTGTGTTCAAGTTTGGTGTGCTGGAGGACTAGGATGCTCTCAAGGCAACCATCCAGAAGCAATAAACCCCTGATTAAACTCATCGAAGATTAAAACAACTCCTCTGGACCAATCACCAATCTACATTGTCAATTGTCAGCTACCAATGGGATCTTTCCCTTGACTAATTAAAAGCATCTGATTCAACTTTTCTAAAGGATCCTATTCCTAGAAAGCATTAAACTATATATCCCAAAAAATGTCATGATATGCCAAGTTCCAATCCAATTATAAGAGCAAACCGTGATAGAATCATTCTGATATCTTACATTGGTTAAGGGAAGAATGTTAACTGTATAGAAAGGCTTTAAAACTATAAAGACTCGTTGGATTCAAAACGGAGCAGATCATTATAGAATGGTATTAGAGTGAGTGGGTCGTTGCAATCATAGACCATTTAAATGTCTTATCTAACTTGAATTCATCTATCAATTTTTACATGGTATTAGAAATGTTTCTATTATGTTTTCTATAGCATTATGTGAGAACATTTATTTTCAGTAATTCACGTTCAAGACAAGggcattttgaaattttcaatgaCATACTTCCTACTTTAATTTGGTGATTAAGGTGTTTGTTGCATGTTGCAGTTATAACTTGTGTTTCAAACACTGCATCAAACATGATAAATTGAGGTCATGATTCATTCCCCCGAGCTATCCAAATACCATATTACTAAATGGAAGTTCATATAGATGGGCAAAGAAGAAGTTTTCGCTCACCACCTTCAATGAAAGCCAGCTAGTTATGCTATTTCAGTGGATTGATAATTAGCAATAGATTATTTGTATTTAGTTACAGTTTCTATTAGCTTCTTGCTTTTTACTTTCATTGTCTATAGCTATTTCATGTCCTCCCAAAGCAGCTATAGTTGGATATATATGTGACTTACACATTTCATTTTGTTGCACCTATTATACTGCTAGAAAGtaataatatgaaaatggaAGGAACTGAACAAGCCAAGACATAACAGTGGATATGAAGTGAGAGAATAAAAGCTCAGAGAATAATCACTTCCACAAGGAGAAGAAAACCTGTATCTGCAAAGGACCCTGCTTGAAACAAAAGTGAACtacaatttcttctttctttgacCATTATCAGAATACACCACAAACCTGCCTAGGAAACAGATGATGGAGTCTCTGGCATTGGGGACGAGGAACAGGATTCTCTTCGAAGTTCCTTCACCACAGCAGCCAGTGCTTCAGGGTTCAAACCCAGGTCACAAAGAGTAATGAGGACAGAAAGGGTGCGTCGATCAAGTCCTGTGTCAAGAATGTTTGACATGTGAAATGCCAGCTCAAGAGATTCTCGGGCAGTCTGTGCAGCCTCCGGATCCATACAAATAGACTGAAAAGGAtttctgtttttgaaaaatttggtCCAATCAACCAACCTTAGAGGAAAGAGCCTGAAAGTTTAAGACAAGAATAGTAGCATACTGTTAACTAATTTCAGGACATGAAAAGCAAACTGACAAAGCAAGCATTGAGATGAACATACCTATAAGAAGACACATTATCCTTAGCTAAGTAggcaaatccattcaatttaaCAAATACTATCAATTGAAGGGCATGCAAGAAGCTATAAGGCTAAACCAAACAGTTATGTCTAAAGAAGGTAATGCCAATGCCATCAAAGTgactaaaaatgaaagaaactaaAAGACCAAGTATCCAAACAACAATAGCATTGCCATCGTCACAAGTCCATTtaataaagatatatatatatatataataatataaatatatatatatatatatatatttgataggcAATCCCCAATCAGAACAATTAAAACCATACAGGAAATATCTTTGCTTAAATGTATACTCCATAGCATATGGCTTTTCCATGACAAACTTCCAACTCATCTCATATTTCCAATCATCAAACTTTAGAACAAATATTTTTCTCCACAACCAACATCAGCCCCTCTTCTTCCGACAAATCAACAGTCCCTTCACTGAGCTGCAACCCTTACATTCTATGGTACTGATGCTGTTAGCAATAGAGTCCAGGCAAACTGGGGCAGCATCCTACAACATTCTGTAAGCATATATGCTAGAGGTACTTAATTTTATGTGCTCCTTACTCCAACTACCAGGAAAACAATAATCTAGTTTagaatgtaaataaattttaagctgTTAAACTGAGTATTTGCCTGCAAAACCTGGTCTAACAATGCAAGAATTTCTCAAAAATTGGTGAATAGatgaaaaaacatgaaatagaaaatatgggTGGCTTTcattaataataattctatttcgAGGATGTAATCACTCCATGATGTTAAGCTAAAAGGAAAAACGAACAGAGAAAAACACACGCTCCCCCAATGTCCCAACTCTTCCTACCTTCTATACATTTAAATCCAACAGAGATTTCACATTAAAACCAATAAAGAAACAACAAGAATATCTTCTAGACTCTGCAGAGGAAACCGATACAAATAGAAAATGCATAAGCCTGCCTAGAAGGGAATGCAGAAAGAGCAGCTTAATTTCAGAGGTAAGCATACAGCGAAATAGTTACAAAGGCATTAGATCTAGAAATTTAAGAagcaacaaataataaaagcaaTTAATGAGTAAACATTATTGAATCAGGAGCATGTCTAGGCCTTTCATTAGCCATAATCAAGAGCTGCACCCAAATTGCAAGCACAGGATACTAAGTGTCTCAGAATATCTTCTGAAAACACATCCCCATTTCTCATACATGATGAACCCACTAAAACCCTGATACATACCCTAAATCAGAATAGCTAAACAAAATTATAGATCAAAAGAACACATTTCCAAACGGTACTAACAcctaaccataaaaaaaatagccCAGCTCAGACAAACAAAAATCTGCTGAACTCTTTCATGTTTTGATGCAAACTCTGTAAGGTTCACCATCACAACAGCAGCATGATTTTTTGTCAAACAATTTTCTGCATTTTTCATCGAACACCTCGCATGCATTATCAACCACTATAACAAAACTCAaccaaaaaattcagaaaaatgaaaggacttaatggaaaacaattttcaacaaTGCCAACTCaaggaaacaaacaaatagATTCGAATTCAACAAACCTTCAGCTTCCCACTAGAAGAAAGCCTGTTGCCAAATTGGGTAGGGCTAGGgtttgaaatcaaaattcaaaggaaGAGTGAAGAGAGATCTTGGAAAAGGAGATCTAAAAGATCAGTTCGCCGAGCCGAAACGGGGTTCGGGAAAAAACTGCTAATTCAAATTCCTTTCCAGGGAAAATTAACGTTTTgacgatttttttttatttcttaataattaagAACGGAGCGGCGGAGCCCCGGAGAAGCGGAGGcccattaattttattttatttttaattatttgtctcACCTATTTTTCAAAGATAGCTCTTAAGAAACATActcaaatttgttaatttttttttttaatttcttgaattataatttttattaaatattaaactatatttttttattaaaaataaatgataatattttaatattttcaataataaattataatatttaagaaGTTCACATAAACCTTTTATTCATGGTTATTAAATCaataagatattaaattataaagaactaatacaaaataattatctaaaaataataatataatgataaatttaaaaaataataaaattaataagggaaacataaattattttttttattaaaaaataacattttactaaaaaattataaaatgtagATATTAGTATCttaataaatctataaattctgttttattagtaaaaataaattataatattttggaaaatgatcattattagtaatattttatttaaaatgaattataggaataaatataatttttttcaaaagacaaataatttatttttgtaatatatttatatacatttaagtgtaatattatataaaataattaaaaatcatgatATTTAGTCAAAATATTCTATAATTTCAAGAAACCTAAGTGATTTAAAATTGTCTATGTTAAATCACTTTGTTTTTCATTCATCTCTTTGGAATTTTCGTACAAGAGTATCATTGTCCAACAAGGCGAAATTTATAGACTAAATTCTTTAGAATGcctaatatcatataaaaataattttgagtaTAATACTCTAGAAAAAGAGTTAGAAGAATTTTGAGAAACACGAATGGTCCAAACTATATCTTTGTGAAACTCTTACTTGTGTTATTgaatctatttgaaaatttttcatgggGCATACATAGTCCAAATATAACAAAACTTGGATGGTTAGAGTCATCATCGAGtctattatttgataaaaataatttgaatttttaatattttatcaaaaagtCCCAAGAACTTAAAAATCACAAGCtaatcaaaataccaaaaacCAAAGTATTTCACGTTCATGGGAAACCCatttttccatgaaaatgacCATCATGAACTCAACTCAATCTATTAGAGTTGGTTGAAAGAAATTAGGGTTTATTCGTAGGTTGAAAGGTATTACCAAATTTCCCTCAAGTAGCAATaccataattattttcatacacTTCCTAACAAGTTATATGAGTCAAActtaaaacataatattttctttcactcttttttttggcaaccaaacaatcgaaaaagtagaaaaaatgacttaaaaatactaaaaatttacaTACATTCAAAAACCTAATTTCTAACCACATTTTCTCAAAGAAAagacattgttttaaaaatcggaccgTCGAACTATTGGGGACCTTTTCGGTTCACTCGTTTGACCCATCCGGTGCAGTTGAGCCGGCGGGTTCTTGTAGAACCAGATGGGTCCTCCTTTTCCCTGTTTCTTTCTTTGGCAAAATGACCCTCCCCCCATCCTCTTCCCCCAAGCCCAATAGTCCAAGCCCACTCCTATTATTGCAAAATGGACCATTAGAGCCTCCATCGGCCCAATAGCCATTTGGTTTAGTGTTggcttttaaaaaaacatcaGCTTTGCTGTTGCAACAAGGACCTTGAACCGTAGATCTTAAGTTTCAAATAGGATAGGATATCTCTCCACTCTGCTAGTTTTTGCTTGTTTAGAAGCCTAACAAGAAACAACTAGATAggctatttcaaaaaataatatatatatatataattacataattcgatttttttcatttaatacaatttttttccattttcaatatattttcatatttaaatattatatatatatattttttaataaattaaaaatattaatccatttatataaaaatgaataaataatattacaattattattatttttaaattatatatattttaaatattttaaaattatttttaattttaataaaatataaattatatatttatgacaccACCAATGCAACCACGATTTAACCATGGGTCCGACTAGTGAACTGTAAAACGATAATTTTTTCGGTTCTAAAAACgttgaaaaaatatgaagagacaagaaaaataaaagaaggtaaaatataaaatgagatTATGACCTCTAGTGTCTCTTCTAAGTAGAGATGAAAAATCTCCACTTCTTCATGTTTGTATTCAACTTCTACACCATTTTCTCTTAAGCTATGTTTAgttcccaaaaaaattgagggaaatgtggggaaagtaatatatataaaaaaaaaaaagtaaaagaaaataaaaa from Vitis riparia cultivar Riparia Gloire de Montpellier isolate 1030 chromosome 8, EGFV_Vit.rip_1.0, whole genome shotgun sequence includes the following:
- the LOC117920728 gene encoding LOW QUALITY PROTEIN: putative SWI/SNF-related matrix-associated actin-dependent regulator of chromatin subfamily A member 3-like 1 (The sequence of the model RefSeq protein was modified relative to this genomic sequence to represent the inferred CDS: inserted 1 base in 1 codon), translated to MDEEDPVSLFMSLDHWREFPIDADDDEDSSQCPLSSPSETYLVGFVIVNIVGIQYYSGTISGRERVGLVREPLNPYDRNAIKVLNTTTIQVGHIDRSAAAVLAPLMDANLVTVEGIVPNTPGSGNRYRIPCQVHIFAQIEWFPRVRSAISRGGLQLISDSDPSFTLSEAVIVKEKKCDKEFKSLDEIFKLAIENVNKQGALEAMEPPKDVIKSELFLHQKEALGWLVHRENSCELPPFWEKQNGSYVNVLTNYQTNKRPEPLRGGIFADDMGLGKTLTLLCLIAFDKCSSDLSYSVNRDNIEKLGEEDEELIVSSGKKSRKGRVSRKASGLRKKRKTDDTPSDDMLKGNSVGASHKFSTVLVSKTTLIVCPPSVFSTWVTQLLEHTTPKRLKVYMYYGNRTQEAEELQKYDIVLTTYSTLATEEAWSGSPVKKIEWWRVILDEAHMIKNVNAQQSQAVTNLRAKRRWVVTGTPIQNGTFDLFSLMAFLRFEPFSIKSYWQSLVQRPLGQGKEKGLSRLQVLMATISLRRTKDKGLIGLPPKSVETCFVELSAEERELYDQMEAEGKCVIRDYIDAGSVMRNYSTVLGIILRLRQICTDVALCPSDLRSLLLSNNIEDVSNNPELLKKMVLVLQDGEDFDCPICISPPTNIVITCCXHIFCRVCILKTLKRTKPCCPLCRHPLSQSDLFSAPPESTETDNSEIPSSECTSSKVLTLLKFLSASRDQNPSTKSVVFSQFRKMLLLLEQPLKAAGFKILRLDGSMNAKRRAQVIEEFGAPGPNGPTVLLASLKASGAGINLTAASRVYLLEPWWNPAVEEQAMDRVHRIGQKEDVKIVRLIARNSIEERILELQERKKKLAKEAFGRRGLKDRREVGVEDLRMLMSL
- the LOC117920048 gene encoding mitotic-spindle organizing protein 1A-like; its protein translation is MDPEAAQTARESLELAFHMSNILDTGLDRRTLSVLITLCDLGLNPEALAAVVKELRRESCSSSPMPETPSSVS